One segment of Streptomyces sp. TG1A-8 DNA contains the following:
- a CDS encoding beta-galactosidase yields the protein MALSRRTFSALAGSAAVGSFALGGSGGPGAPPAYAARGVPTGLPPAPPRADGRRHTVGHDRHSLLVDGRRLVVWSGEMHPFRLPSPSLWRDVLQKMRAHGFNTVSIYVAWNYHSPAPGEYDFTGVRDLDLFLRTAAETGLYVILRPGPYINAEVDGGGFPGWLTATEGTARTDDPVYLAHVDEWLTRVNRIARRHLFTRGTGTVLLYQIENEYDAHVTEATGRDYMSHLYRKVRADGIDVPLFHNDKGRNGHWVPGSFDTGGEEGGWLYGFDGYPSPAQTPPDWGRYGTGGPTGGATASPRTPGFVPEFGGGWFDPWGGAWFDGKGYAEARRTRDAAYERRFYLTNLANGLTLHNVYMTFGGTSWGWLPAPVVYTSYDYGAAIDEARNVTDKIAPMHQLGHLLQRVPDFARLDRAADVEAEGLRVYHLANPDTGAHVYVVRNDGTRAVTSDLPTRAGRLRITVPPRDARMLATGLRLGERTLKHSTAQPMTFVTTGRLDVAVFCGRRDDMAELVLECPQEPFVTRLDQEAAWTYDQGELRVDVPLGQGGLTRLLVERGGSGTPLLLLFADDATAVRLFPYDTPSGTLLVYGPALLRHAEVRGSEVRLTGDLVQDGGVEVWGPRGISALVWNGRRTPSRTTLAGSVMTTGPLPGAPEVRLPELGGWRTRTENPEAGPAFDDSSWPLADKTSSYSVTPVPKGQPVLFADDYGFHYGDVWYRGAFTGALGIEEVSLAYTTGTQGLLMAWLDGEPLGTHRMPVPDRTTVRRGSWDATAVLPVRERLRTPGRHVLSVLVRRMQHDQDGGALDTHKAARGLTAVSFRGGAPEVTWRIQGAAAPDPVRGPLNNGGLYGEREGWHLPGFPDRDWEAVTFPRAERRQGVTWYRTAFRLSVPADVDASVGLTLEDDPHRAYRAQVFLNGWNLGQYVNDVGPQHTFVLPNGILRTRGANTLALAVLSEFTTLSGPGRVGLTLLGRAAGGVPVTPVASPGR from the coding sequence TTGGCGCTCAGCAGACGTACCTTCAGTGCCCTGGCCGGCTCGGCCGCGGTCGGCTCCTTCGCCCTGGGCGGCAGCGGCGGCCCCGGGGCGCCCCCGGCGTACGCGGCGCGCGGTGTGCCGACCGGCCTGCCGCCCGCCCCGCCGCGCGCGGACGGCAGGCGGCACACCGTCGGCCACGACCGGCACTCGCTGCTCGTGGACGGCCGGCGGCTGGTCGTGTGGTCCGGTGAGATGCACCCCTTCCGGCTGCCCAGCCCCTCCCTGTGGCGGGACGTGCTGCAGAAGATGCGGGCGCACGGGTTCAACACCGTCAGCATCTACGTCGCGTGGAACTACCACTCCCCCGCACCCGGCGAGTACGACTTCACGGGCGTGCGGGACCTGGACCTGTTCCTGCGCACGGCCGCCGAGACCGGCCTGTACGTCATCCTGCGGCCCGGTCCGTACATCAACGCCGAGGTCGACGGCGGCGGCTTCCCCGGCTGGCTCACCGCGACGGAGGGGACCGCGCGCACCGACGACCCGGTCTACCTGGCGCACGTCGACGAGTGGCTGACCCGGGTGAACCGGATCGCCCGCCGGCACCTGTTCACCCGGGGCACGGGCACGGTCCTGCTCTACCAGATCGAGAACGAGTACGACGCCCACGTCACCGAGGCGACCGGCCGCGACTACATGTCCCACCTGTACCGGAAGGTGCGGGCGGACGGCATCGACGTGCCCCTCTTCCACAACGACAAGGGGCGCAACGGCCACTGGGTCCCGGGCTCCTTCGACACCGGCGGAGAGGAGGGCGGCTGGCTGTACGGGTTCGACGGGTACCCGTCGCCCGCGCAGACGCCGCCCGACTGGGGCCGCTACGGGACCGGCGGACCCACCGGCGGGGCCACCGCCTCGCCGCGCACGCCCGGTTTCGTGCCGGAGTTCGGGGGCGGCTGGTTCGACCCGTGGGGCGGGGCCTGGTTCGACGGCAAGGGCTACGCCGAGGCGCGGCGCACCCGGGACGCGGCCTACGAGCGCCGGTTCTACCTCACCAACCTCGCCAACGGGCTCACCCTGCACAACGTGTACATGACGTTCGGGGGGACGTCCTGGGGATGGCTGCCGGCCCCGGTGGTCTACACGTCGTACGACTACGGGGCGGCGATCGACGAGGCGCGCAACGTCACCGACAAGATCGCCCCGATGCACCAGCTCGGGCACCTGCTCCAGCGCGTGCCCGACTTCGCCCGGCTGGACCGGGCGGCGGACGTGGAGGCCGAGGGGCTGAGGGTCTACCACCTGGCCAACCCGGACACCGGCGCCCACGTGTACGTGGTCCGCAACGACGGCACCCGGGCGGTCACCTCCGACCTGCCGACGCGGGCCGGAAGGCTGCGGATCACCGTGCCGCCGCGGGACGCCCGCATGCTGGCCACCGGGCTCCGCCTCGGCGAGCGGACGCTGAAGCACTCCACCGCCCAGCCCATGACCTTCGTGACCACCGGGCGGCTGGACGTCGCCGTGTTCTGCGGGCGCCGGGACGACATGGCGGAGCTGGTGCTGGAGTGCCCGCAGGAGCCGTTCGTCACCCGGCTCGACCAGGAGGCCGCCTGGACGTACGACCAGGGCGAGCTGCGGGTGGACGTGCCGCTCGGGCAGGGCGGCCTCACCCGGCTGCTGGTGGAGCGGGGCGGGAGCGGCACCCCGCTGCTGCTGCTGTTCGCCGACGACGCCACCGCCGTGCGCCTGTTCCCGTACGACACCCCGTCCGGCACCCTGCTCGTGTACGGCCCGGCGCTGCTGCGCCACGCCGAGGTGCGCGGCTCCGAGGTGCGCCTGACGGGGGACCTCGTCCAGGACGGCGGCGTGGAGGTGTGGGGGCCGCGCGGGATCTCCGCCCTGGTGTGGAACGGGCGGCGGACGCCGTCCCGGACCACCCTGGCCGGGAGCGTGATGACGACCGGGCCGCTGCCGGGCGCGCCCGAGGTGCGGCTGCCCGAGCTGGGCGGCTGGCGGACGCGGACGGAGAACCCGGAGGCCGGCCCGGCCTTCGACGACTCCTCCTGGCCCCTCGCCGACAAGACGTCCTCGTACAGCGTCACCCCCGTCCCGAAGGGGCAGCCGGTGCTGTTCGCGGACGACTACGGCTTCCACTACGGGGACGTCTGGTACCGGGGCGCGTTCACCGGCGCCCTGGGCATCGAGGAGGTCTCGCTCGCCTACACCACCGGTACGCAGGGGCTGCTGATGGCGTGGCTGGACGGGGAGCCGCTGGGCACCCACCGGATGCCCGTGCCGGACAGGACCACCGTCCGCAGGGGCAGCTGGGACGCCACGGCCGTCCTGCCGGTGCGCGAGCGGCTGCGCACGCCCGGCCGGCACGTGCTGTCGGTGCTCGTCCGGCGCATGCAGCACGACCAGGACGGCGGGGCGCTCGACACCCACAAGGCGGCGCGCGGGCTGACGGCGGTCTCCTTCCGGGGCGGGGCGCCGGAGGTGACGTGGCGCATCCAGGGCGCGGCGGCGCCGGACCCGGTGCGCGGACCGCTGAACAACGGCGGCCTGTACGGCGAGCGGGAGGGCTGGCACCTGCCCGGCTTCCCGGACCGGGACTGGGAGGCGGTGACCTTCCCGCGGGCCGAACGGCGCCAGGGCGTGACCTGGTACCGGACGGCGTTCCGGCTGTCGGTGCCGGCCGACGTGGACGCCTCGGTGGGCCTGACCCTGGAGGACGACCCGCACCGGGCCTACCGGGCGCAGGTCTTCCTCAACGGCTGGAACCTGGGCCAGTACGTCAACGACGTCGGCCCGCAGCACACCTTCGTGCTGCCGAACGGCATCCTGCGCACCCGGGGCGCCAACACCCTGGCGCTGGCGGTCCTGTCGGAGTTCACGACGCTGTCCGGTCCGGGGAGGGTGGGCCTGACCCTGCTCGGCAGGGCGGCCGGAGGGGTGCCGGTGACCCCGGTGGCCTCCCCCGGCCGCTGA
- a CDS encoding SMP-30/gluconolactonase/LRE family protein has translation MTGYEVAVRAQAALGEGPTWDPAAGRLIWLDILGMRVCTYDPATGRRTVRTTEQHVGAAKPRAGGGLVLNLRDGVGLLDPDGAFRWLHHEPVPGRRGNDAAVAPDGSLWAGTMRYDEAAGGGTLTRLTGDGTARTVLSDVTVSNGTGWSPDGRLMYHADTPTRRVDVYDHDADGIRNRRTFVGIEEGAGFPDGLTVDADGCVWVALWDGGAVRRYTPSGVLDRVVTLPTPRTTACAFGGPGLTDLYVTTARVGLSAPHPTAGSLLVVPDAGRGVAQPAFEG, from the coding sequence ATGACCGGGTACGAAGTCGCGGTACGGGCGCAGGCGGCGCTGGGCGAGGGTCCCACCTGGGACCCGGCGGCCGGGCGCCTGATCTGGCTGGACATCCTGGGGATGCGGGTCTGCACGTACGACCCCGCCACCGGCCGGCGCACGGTGCGCACCACGGAGCAGCACGTCGGGGCGGCGAAACCGCGGGCGGGCGGGGGCCTGGTGCTGAACCTCCGGGACGGCGTCGGCCTGCTCGACCCGGACGGCGCCTTCCGCTGGCTGCACCACGAGCCGGTGCCCGGCCGGCGCGGCAACGACGCCGCCGTGGCCCCGGACGGCTCGCTGTGGGCGGGCACGATGCGCTACGACGAGGCGGCCGGGGGCGGCACGCTGACCCGGCTGACCGGCGACGGGACCGCGCGGACCGTCCTGTCGGACGTCACCGTCAGCAACGGCACCGGGTGGAGCCCGGACGGCCGCCTGATGTACCACGCCGACACCCCGACCCGGCGGGTGGACGTCTACGACCACGACGCCGACGGCATCCGCAACCGGCGCACGTTCGTCGGGATCGAGGAGGGCGCGGGCTTCCCCGACGGCCTCACGGTGGACGCGGACGGCTGCGTGTGGGTGGCGCTGTGGGACGGGGGAGCGGTGCGCCGCTACACCCCCTCCGGCGTCCTCGACCGGGTCGTCACCCTGCCCACACCGCGCACCACGGCCTGCGCGTTCGGCGGCCCCGGCCTGACGGACCTGTACGTCACGACGGCCCGGGTGGGCCTGAGCGCGCCGCACCCCACGGCGGGCTCGCTCCTGGTCGTGCCCGACGCGGGCAGGGGCGTCGCCCAGCCCGCCTTCGAGGGCTGA
- a CDS encoding MAB_1171c family putative transporter, which produces MIRPALDPSDFLTEFYISFRIPTAVLTAALLIKLPTIIRLWRDPLLRAVGGLLLLACAVFVFCTPSTIAAVNRLTGVPNVSAPWCYSLITAFCGSCLLLIIAWRNGLSDRSAGTRRAMRRVVRVYSSVIVTLWVLFLLADAPRERVRDLDTYYATTPFMREEIVLYLGAHTVACLITSRLIWNWVRTEGLDAWLRSALKLLGAGYVMNLAFDAAKLTAVAARWCGRDLDWLSTDLAPPVAAVSAILIAVGFILPHAGQYLHDRWRVRLAHRELRPLYRLMRSVNGGGVPFVLRAAPELRLTRRETFIRDVLLPLTRHVDTGLGRRSHRAALDLGHPPERARALAAAVVVLDAIGAGARAPEPHGTATGPDTTHLLQEIGAVSRALRHPEAIEAVRARAGAAAPGVTVPE; this is translated from the coding sequence GTGATCCGGCCGGCGCTCGACCCCTCGGACTTCCTCACCGAGTTCTACATCTCGTTCCGGATCCCGACCGCGGTCCTCACCGCCGCCCTGCTGATCAAGCTGCCCACGATCATCCGGCTGTGGCGGGACCCGCTGCTGCGCGCCGTCGGCGGACTGCTGCTGCTGGCCTGCGCGGTGTTCGTGTTCTGCACCCCGTCCACGATCGCCGCCGTCAACCGGCTCACCGGCGTGCCCAACGTCTCGGCGCCCTGGTGCTACTCGCTCATCACCGCGTTCTGCGGGTCCTGCCTGCTGCTGATCATCGCCTGGCGCAACGGCCTGTCCGACCGCTCGGCGGGCACCCGCCGCGCGATGCGCCGGGTCGTCCGGGTCTACTCCTCGGTGATCGTCACCCTGTGGGTGCTGTTCCTGCTGGCCGACGCGCCGCGGGAACGGGTGCGGGACCTGGACACCTACTACGCGACGACGCCGTTCATGCGCGAGGAGATCGTGCTCTACCTCGGCGCGCACACGGTGGCCTGCCTGATCACCTCCCGGCTGATCTGGAACTGGGTGCGCACCGAGGGCCTGGACGCCTGGCTGCGCTCGGCGCTGAAGCTGCTGGGCGCCGGCTACGTGATGAACCTGGCCTTCGACGCGGCGAAACTGACCGCCGTCGCCGCCCGCTGGTGCGGGCGGGACCTGGACTGGCTGAGCACCGACCTCGCGCCGCCCGTCGCCGCGGTGTCCGCCATCCTGATCGCCGTCGGCTTCATCCTCCCGCACGCCGGCCAGTACCTCCACGACCGCTGGCGGGTCCGGCTCGCCCACCGGGAACTGCGGCCCCTGTACCGGCTGATGCGGTCGGTGAACGGCGGAGGCGTGCCGTTCGTGCTGCGCGCCGCGCCCGAACTGCGGCTGACCCGGCGCGAGACGTTCATCCGGGACGTGCTGCTGCCGCTGACCCGGCACGTCGACACCGGTCTCGGCCGGCGGTCCCACCGGGCCGCGCTCGATCTCGGCCACCCGCCGGAGCGGGCCCGGGCGCTGGCGGCCGCGGTGGTCGTCCTCGACGCGATCGGGGCCGGGGCCCGTGCCCCGGAGCCGCACGGGACGGCCACCGGGCCCGACACCACGCACCTGCTCCAGGAGATCGGGGCCGTCTCCCGGGCCCTGCGCCACCCCGAGGCCATCGAGGCGGTCCGCGCGCGGGCGGGCGCCGCGGCGCCGGGCGTCACCGTGCCCGAGTGA
- a CDS encoding toxin-antitoxin system, toxin component family protein: MVIAGARRRAARLAARLCRSRPGSAMRSLAAGLADAVQARPQAPEDVGELCRALCEEMSARRGGRPVELRFERFPDEIEVTGLWVEFQDFDLVIVEERAEAVQQLVILGHELWHLHAGHRHHRLAGAAAARALADEPGWRDRALTVAARNGSRQADEAEADDFGHRLATRFRSHLTGSRPGAPLGPVQRSLGYRGRGGAAR; the protein is encoded by the coding sequence ATGGTCATCGCGGGCGCGCGCCGGCGGGCGGCACGTCTGGCCGCGCGGCTGTGCCGCTCCCGTCCGGGCTCGGCGATGCGCTCCCTGGCCGCCGGCCTCGCCGACGCCGTCCAGGCCCGGCCGCAGGCACCGGAGGACGTAGGGGAGTTGTGCCGGGCGCTGTGCGAGGAGATGAGCGCGCGCCGCGGCGGACGGCCGGTCGAGCTGCGCTTCGAGCGCTTCCCGGACGAGATCGAGGTCACCGGCCTGTGGGTGGAGTTCCAGGACTTCGACCTGGTCATCGTGGAGGAGCGTGCCGAGGCCGTGCAGCAACTGGTCATCCTGGGACACGAGTTGTGGCACCTGCACGCCGGCCACCGGCACCACCGCCTGGCCGGCGCGGCGGCGGCCCGCGCGCTCGCCGACGAGCCCGGCTGGCGCGACCGGGCGCTCACGGTGGCCGCCCGCAACGGCTCCCGGCAGGCCGACGAGGCCGAGGCGGACGACTTCGGCCACCGGCTGGCCACCCGGTTCCGGTCCCACCTCACCGGATCCCGCCCCGGTGCGCCCCTGGGCCCGGTGCAGCGCTCCCTGGGCTACCGCGGACGCGGCGGGGCCGCACGGTGA
- a CDS encoding endonuclease domain-containing protein, protein MSERVMPGRTDGLITLVAADALWVDLTADGAVPTAAGAFTCSPARARMGYVLLGGHVVATVRANGGQWSVPEIEVRRAAAELNAVGMDRQDLVRIGPFRGAPKQEGNEGTPLRWRQRITGELQEPGGRERAARREVGRPCPLAGIDWRQVLVERTRDGTQRTWWLPRAVVRLLDAAEHAETQWVQAARTCRASAAVTEPPSHPRRARDTGGRQTTDPEGPTASLRPYDKELEGQLYSVLSRKPGTSRRVASWACAVCRTVPATVLDHCHEHGYVRAPVCQSCNTRERPDHLYSNDIRVANRYTRLFHTDTEDWLRHWHRCPGCRARTTLPLPHLAAWTAHIACRSLRPTHRASRGRKPCGVLRVSWTGSQNAPRSCLLTVAVDFCPSGEHRVLARVPYREAAERFRAWLAETAPAVAAAAGPDRLDGLPAQFRPVIADTSGEDLELF, encoded by the coding sequence ATGTCGGAGCGTGTCATGCCCGGCCGCACGGACGGCCTGATCACCCTGGTTGCCGCAGACGCTCTGTGGGTCGATCTGACGGCCGACGGTGCCGTGCCGACGGCTGCCGGGGCGTTCACCTGCTCCCCTGCCCGTGCTCGGATGGGGTACGTCCTGCTCGGTGGCCATGTGGTGGCGACGGTGAGGGCGAACGGCGGTCAGTGGAGTGTTCCGGAGATCGAGGTGCGCCGGGCGGCCGCGGAATTGAACGCGGTGGGGATGGATCGGCAGGACCTGGTCCGCATCGGTCCGTTTCGTGGGGCCCCGAAGCAGGAGGGCAACGAGGGAACGCCGCTGCGTTGGCGCCAGCGCATCACGGGGGAACTGCAGGAGCCGGGCGGCCGCGAGCGGGCAGCACGACGTGAAGTCGGCCGGCCGTGCCCCCTGGCGGGGATCGACTGGCGACAGGTACTCGTGGAGCGGACCCGCGACGGGACGCAGCGCACGTGGTGGCTGCCGCGCGCTGTGGTCAGGCTGCTGGACGCGGCCGAGCACGCCGAAACACAGTGGGTGCAAGCCGCGCGGACCTGCCGGGCAAGCGCAGCCGTCACCGAGCCGCCCTCCCACCCCCGGCGGGCCCGGGACACCGGCGGCCGGCAGACGACGGACCCCGAGGGCCCCACCGCCTCACTGCGCCCGTACGACAAAGAACTGGAAGGCCAGCTGTACTCGGTGCTCAGCAGGAAGCCCGGTACCTCCCGCAGGGTGGCCAGCTGGGCGTGCGCCGTCTGCCGCACTGTGCCCGCCACCGTACTCGACCACTGCCACGAACACGGCTACGTCCGCGCCCCCGTCTGCCAGTCCTGCAACACACGGGAACGCCCCGACCACCTGTACAGCAACGACATCCGCGTGGCGAACCGCTACACACGCCTCTTCCACACCGACACCGAGGACTGGCTCCGCCACTGGCACCGCTGCCCCGGCTGCCGCGCACGCACCACCCTGCCCCTGCCGCACCTCGCCGCATGGACCGCCCACATAGCCTGCCGGTCGTTGCGCCCGACCCACCGGGCCTCCCGCGGGCGCAAGCCCTGCGGTGTCCTGCGCGTGTCCTGGACGGGCAGTCAGAACGCGCCCCGTTCCTGCCTGCTCACTGTCGCCGTCGACTTCTGCCCCTCCGGCGAGCACCGTGTCCTGGCGCGAGTCCCCTACCGCGAAGCCGCCGAGCGGTTTCGTGCCTGGTTGGCCGAGACGGCCCCCGCCGTGGCCGCCGCAGCCGGTCCTGACCGCCTGGACGGCCTCCCTGCCCAGTTCCGGCCAGTCATCGCGGACACCAGCGGCGAGGACCTGGAACTGTTTTGA
- a CDS encoding IclR family transcriptional regulator has product MGRLVPAVTRALDILELFLDGDGTLSAPDIVRRLRLPRTTVHELVTTLAARSYLVPVPGQPGRYRLGVRPYQLGSRYAEQLDLAAEGQQVARSVAETCDETVHVAILEGTDVIYIAKVDSTHAVRMVSAAGRRLPAHCTSVGKMLLASLPEPELAARIPDGAELAAMTPNSITEPGALREALAEIRRRGVAVESRESNPDVSCVAAPVRDRTGKVVAALSISVPMIRWGEERLTELEQLAAKGAAELSERLGHRSVA; this is encoded by the coding sequence GTGGGACGCCTCGTGCCCGCCGTGACCCGGGCTCTCGACATCCTGGAGCTCTTCCTCGACGGGGACGGGACGCTCTCCGCCCCCGACATCGTGCGCAGGCTGCGGCTGCCGCGCACCACCGTGCACGAGCTGGTCACCACGCTCGCCGCGCGGTCGTACCTCGTGCCCGTGCCCGGACAGCCCGGACGCTACCGGCTCGGCGTGCGCCCGTACCAGCTCGGCAGCCGCTACGCCGAGCAGCTCGACCTCGCCGCGGAGGGCCAGCAGGTGGCCCGTTCGGTCGCCGAGACCTGCGACGAGACGGTGCACGTGGCCATCCTCGAGGGCACCGACGTCATCTACATCGCCAAGGTCGACTCCACGCACGCCGTGCGCATGGTGTCCGCGGCCGGCCGCCGGCTGCCCGCGCACTGCACCTCCGTCGGCAAGATGCTGCTGGCCTCGCTGCCCGAGCCGGAGCTGGCCGCGCGGATCCCGGACGGCGCCGAGCTGGCCGCGATGACCCCGAACAGCATCACCGAGCCGGGCGCGCTGCGCGAGGCGCTGGCGGAGATCCGGCGGCGGGGCGTCGCGGTGGAGAGCCGCGAGTCCAACCCGGACGTGAGCTGCGTGGCGGCGCCGGTGCGCGACCGCACCGGGAAGGTCGTCGCCGCCCTGTCCATCTCCGTGCCTATGATCCGCTGGGGCGAGGAGCGGCTGACGGAGCTGGAGCAGCTGGCCGCCAAGGGCGCGGCGGAACTGTCGGAACGGCTGGGGCACAGGAGCGTGGCATGA
- a CDS encoding histidinol-phosphate transaminase, translated as MAGNVTSLFRGAAAHSPSMAALAREGDGTGPVDFCIPCNPYFPTPAMFEEMAARLREIVTYYPSGADTITAELCGLLNLPPQCVAMGNGSTELITWIDHLLVRESLAVPVPTFGRWTNQPMETGKRVDMFPLQEADGFALDLDRYAGFVRARGTRVAVVCTPNNPDGGCPDKQSVVRFLDDMAHLDLVVVDESFLEFADAQDEPSVVQEAMLRPNVIVLRSLGKNFGLHGIRFGYLVANPALAGRVRSMLPKWNLNSFAEHVVFMLREHGPEYARSLAQVRRDRLDMAGRLAALPGLTVYPSQGNFLFVRLPVGAEGTVVRDRMLTEHRVLVRECGNKIGSSSRFLRLVVRPQVDVRRLVSGLEQVLHGSGRQAAAPGPGTGTGYSSGTAAVDRLMNETNGSGIHGPAARAASVPPRAAVPGLPLPAAAPLTGGGTPLPGPLPMPVPMPVPVPVPAAARPVPGTRPAPPGPAPLPGTPGPVLTPVPAPAPVPAAAPAPAPVPVYAPAPPPATAPFAGPTPPGVPARGGLTAAQVRGMTAPGAPLPAPAGGLTPAPVTGWPDARSRPDAAGMGQAG; from the coding sequence TTGGCCGGCAACGTCACCTCGCTGTTCCGCGGCGCCGCCGCACACAGCCCGTCGATGGCGGCACTGGCGCGGGAGGGCGACGGGACGGGCCCGGTGGACTTCTGCATCCCGTGCAACCCCTACTTCCCCACCCCCGCCATGTTCGAGGAGATGGCGGCCCGGTTGCGCGAGATCGTCACGTACTACCCCAGCGGCGCCGACACCATCACGGCCGAGCTGTGCGGCCTGCTGAACCTGCCGCCGCAGTGCGTGGCGATGGGCAACGGCTCCACGGAACTGATCACCTGGATCGACCACCTGCTGGTGCGCGAGTCGCTGGCCGTCCCCGTCCCCACCTTCGGCCGCTGGACCAACCAGCCGATGGAGACCGGCAAGCGGGTCGACATGTTCCCGCTCCAGGAGGCCGACGGCTTCGCCCTGGACCTCGACCGGTACGCCGGGTTCGTCCGCGCCCGCGGCACGCGCGTCGCCGTCGTCTGCACCCCCAACAACCCGGACGGCGGTTGTCCGGACAAGCAGTCGGTGGTGCGGTTCCTGGACGACATGGCTCACCTGGACCTGGTGGTCGTGGACGAGTCGTTCCTGGAGTTCGCCGACGCGCAGGACGAACCGAGCGTCGTCCAGGAGGCGATGCTGCGCCCCAACGTCATCGTCCTGCGCAGCCTCGGCAAGAACTTCGGGCTGCACGGCATCCGCTTCGGCTACCTCGTGGCGAACCCCGCCCTGGCGGGCCGCGTCCGGTCCATGCTGCCGAAGTGGAACCTCAACTCCTTCGCCGAGCACGTGGTGTTCATGCTGCGGGAGCACGGGCCGGAGTACGCGCGGAGCCTCGCACAGGTGCGCCGGGACCGCCTCGACATGGCCGGCCGGCTCGCCGCCCTCCCCGGCCTGACGGTCTACCCCTCCCAGGGCAACTTCCTCTTCGTGCGCCTGCCCGTCGGCGCCGAGGGCACGGTGGTCCGGGACCGGATGCTCACCGAGCACCGGGTCCTGGTCCGCGAGTGCGGCAACAAGATCGGTTCGTCCAGCCGCTTCCTGAGACTCGTGGTGCGCCCCCAGGTCGACGTGCGCCGCCTGGTGTCCGGCCTGGAGCAGGTGCTCCACGGGTCCGGGAGGCAGGCCGCCGCACCCGGGCCGGGCACCGGGACCGGCTACAGCTCGGGTACGGCGGCGGTGGACCGGCTGATGAACGAGACGAACGGATCGGGCATCCACGGCCCGGCCGCCCGGGCCGCGTCCGTCCCGCCCCGGGCCGCCGTCCCCGGCCTGCCGCTGCCCGCCGCCGCCCCGCTCACCGGCGGCGGGACGCCGCTGCCGGGACCGCTCCCGATGCCGGTGCCGATGCCGGTGCCGGTGCCGGTGCCGGCGGCAGCCCGGCCGGTCCCGGGGACGCGGCCGGCGCCTCCGGGACCGGCACCGCTCCCGGGGACGCCCGGCCCCGTGCTCACCCCGGTGCCCGCCCCGGCCCCGGTCCCGGCCGCAGCTCCAGCTCCCGCCCCGGTGCCGGTGTACGCGCCCGCTCCCCCGCCCGCGACGGCGCCCTTCGCCGGCCCCACCCCGCCGGGGGTCCCGGCCCGCGGGGGGCTCACGGCCGCGCAGGTGCGCGGCATGACGGCCCCGGGCGCCCCGCTCCCCGCCCCGGCGGGCGGCCTGACCCCGGCCCCGGTGACGGGCTGGCCCGACGCCCGGAGCCGGCCGGACGCCGCCGGGATGGGGCAGGCGGGCTAG
- a CDS encoding Rrf2 family transcriptional regulator, producing MRISARADYAVRAVLELAVRQGDGPVKAEEIAVVQDIPHKFLEGILGDLRRAGIVDSRRGGGGGYRLARDAAAVTVADVVRAVDGPIVSVRGERPTGLAYTGTARPLLPLWIALRANVRRVLEGVTVADLAADTLPEPVRTLAADPAAWENP from the coding sequence ATGAGGATCTCGGCGCGGGCGGATTACGCGGTACGGGCGGTACTGGAGCTGGCCGTACGGCAGGGCGACGGCCCGGTGAAGGCCGAGGAAATCGCCGTCGTACAGGACATCCCGCACAAGTTCCTGGAGGGCATCCTGGGCGACCTGCGGCGCGCCGGGATCGTGGACAGCCGGCGCGGCGGGGGCGGCGGCTACCGGCTGGCCCGGGACGCGGCGGCCGTCACGGTGGCGGACGTCGTCCGGGCGGTGGACGGCCCGATCGTCTCGGTGCGCGGGGAACGGCCCACCGGCCTGGCCTACACGGGCACGGCCCGGCCGCTCCTGCCCCTGTGGATCGCCCTGCGCGCCAACGTCCGCCGCGTCCTGGAGGGCGTCACGGTCGCCGACCTGGCGGCGGACACGCTGCCGGAACCGGTACGGACGCTGGCGGCGGACCCGGCGGCGTGGGAGAACCCGTGA